The Thermoanaerobaculia bacterium genome contains the following window.
TCCAAAGAGGTATCGGATGGCGCTCTCTTTCGTCATTTCCTTCCCGAACAGCGTGACGGGAGTCTTCAGATCGCTGTCATCGAGCCCTTGGATGGTTTTCTGCAGGTTCGCGTAAGACGTCTTCAACGCCGCTTGCATCGTCCCTGGATCGGTGATCGGAGCGGCGTCCGGACCGCCGCCCGCGCCCGTCAGTGTTCGCGCGAGTATGCCGTTTTCCCTGACGATCAGGTTGAATACATCGCCAACCGACCGCACTCCCTCACCGGGTTTCCAGTCATACTTGCCTGCCATGACGCGCGCCAGGCCGCTAAACTTGTCGGAAAGAGTGCCGGCTTCTTTGGTGAGGGCGGCCTGTGTTCCTGCCGGCTGCGCCGTCGCCATCGGCACCATCAGGGCGGCCGCAAGCGCGCACGCGCCGTACTGAATCAGAATCATCTTCATGCGGAACTCCTTTACGTCGGTTCAATCCATTCGGGCTGCTCGTAACGCAAGGGCATAAACTCCCTGCTCTTTAGTAACGGAGAACAGACGCTTCCACAAGTTCATTATTATCACGATGATATTGACATTCCAGCACGATTCTGCTATTCGTTGG
Protein-coding sequences here:
- a CDS encoding DinB family protein, whose protein sequence is MKMILIQYGACALAAALMVPMATAQPAGTQAALTKEAGTLSDKFSGLARVMAGKYDWKPGEGVRSVGDVFNLIVRENGILARTLTGAGGGPDAAPITDPGTMQAALKTSYANLQKTIQGLDDSDLKTPVTLFGKEMTKESAIRYLFGDQHEHLGQSIAYARTNGVIPPWSK